The following coding sequences are from one Pasteurellaceae bacterium RH1A window:
- a CDS encoding tRNA (cytosine(32)/uridine(32)-2'-O)-methyltransferase TrmJ (catalyzes the fromation of 2'O-methylated cytidine or 2'O-methylated uridine at position 32 in tRNA), whose translation MADQDLLNQIHIVLVEPSHSGNIGSAARAMKTMGLNNLRLVAPKQGIDEQAQALAAGAKDVLEQAQIFTSFEDALADCQLVIGTSARLRHLQASLIEPRACGELAVQRAGQGKVAIVFGRERVGLTNEELLKCHYHLNVPTNPEYGSLNLAMAVQLAAYEVRMAWLNLQEKTETQPLASYPSFDELEHFFQHTERVYRDLGFIRNEGVMAKLRRLYQRAELEQNELNLLRGMLTAVERK comes from the coding sequence ATGGCAGATCAAGATTTATTAAACCAGATCCACATCGTACTGGTGGAACCCTCCCACAGCGGCAATATTGGCTCGGCGGCCCGGGCCATGAAAACCATGGGCTTAAATAACCTGCGCCTGGTTGCTCCCAAGCAGGGTATTGATGAACAGGCCCAGGCCTTGGCCGCAGGGGCAAAAGATGTGCTTGAACAAGCTCAAATTTTTACCTCTTTTGAAGATGCTCTAGCTGATTGCCAGTTGGTTATCGGCACCAGTGCCAGACTTCGCCACTTGCAAGCCAGCCTGATTGAGCCTAGAGCTTGTGGAGAACTGGCTGTCCAGCGAGCAGGGCAGGGCAAGGTGGCTATCGTTTTCGGACGAGAACGGGTGGGGCTGACCAATGAAGAACTGCTCAAATGCCATTACCATCTTAACGTGCCGACCAATCCTGAATATGGTTCGCTTAACCTGGCCATGGCCGTACAACTAGCCGCCTATGAAGTGCGAATGGCCTGGCTCAATTTGCAAGAAAAGACAGAAACCCAACCGCTTGCCAGCTATCCATCTTTTGACGAGCTAGAACACTTCTTCCAGCATACCGAAAGGGTTTATCGGGATCTAGGCTTTATCCGCAACGAGGGCGTGATGGCCAAACTCCGCCGCCTCTATCAACGGGCAGAGTTGGAGCAAAATGAATTGAATTTATTGAGAGGAATGCTGACGGCAGTGGAGAGAAAGTAG
- a CDS encoding ABC transporter substrate-binding protein, which produces MNLRKTLLVAALGALSLNSFAEGLKNVGITAIVEHPALDTIRQGIVEELAREGFVDGKNIKIDFQSAQGSTATAAQIARKFVGDKVDIIIPITTPSAQPVVAATRSIPIVFSGITDPVAAKLVKSREASGTNVTGISDHKPIEPQLELIKTLVPEVKSLGYVYSAGEVNSVFVLEELETAAQAAGIKVVPVAVQRSADIGTAARSLNGKVQAIYITEDNGVVSAYEALHKAALEAKIPVIAADRDTVKRGALAAYSINQYDIGVETGKVAARVLRGEKAGSIPTADLKDLDLSINQQTAKELGVNVPEDLVKEAKETF; this is translated from the coding sequence ATGAATTTACGCAAAACCCTTTTAGTGGCCGCCCTTGGTGCCCTTTCCCTTAACAGCTTTGCAGAAGGCCTTAAAAATGTCGGCATCACCGCCATTGTTGAACACCCAGCCTTAGACACCATCCGTCAGGGCATTGTGGAAGAATTAGCTCGTGAAGGTTTTGTTGATGGCAAGAACATCAAAATTGACTTCCAATCTGCCCAAGGCAGCACAGCAACCGCCGCTCAAATTGCCCGTAAATTCGTTGGCGACAAGGTGGACATCATCATTCCAATCACTACCCCATCAGCCCAGCCTGTTGTGGCAGCAACCCGCTCTATCCCTATCGTTTTTTCAGGCATTACCGATCCTGTGGCCGCTAAGCTAGTTAAATCCCGTGAAGCCTCTGGCACCAACGTAACTGGCATTTCCGATCACAAGCCTATTGAACCGCAGTTAGAGCTGATTAAAACCTTGGTGCCAGAGGTGAAAAGTTTGGGCTATGTTTATAGCGCCGGGGAAGTGAATTCCGTCTTTGTCTTGGAAGAATTAGAAACGGCCGCCCAAGCAGCGGGCATTAAGGTTGTGCCTGTGGCCGTGCAACGCAGTGCAGACATCGGCACCGCTGCCCGCAGCCTCAATGGCAAGGTTCAGGCCATCTACATTACTGAAGACAATGGCGTGGTTTCCGCCTATGAAGCCCTCCACAAGGCCGCTCTTGAAGCCAAGATCCCTGTGATTGCCGCCGACCGTGACACCGTAAAACGTGGCGCTTTAGCCGCCTACTCCATCAACCAATATGATATTGGCGTGGAAACTGGCAAGGTGGCTGCCCGTGTTTTACGAGGCGAGAAAGCAGGCAGCATTCCAACGGCGGATTTAAAAGATTTAGATCTTTCCATAAACCAACAAACCGCCAAAGAATTAGGTGTGAATGTGCCTGAGGATCTGGTTAAAGAGGCTAAAGAAACCTTCTAG
- a CDS encoding non-canonical purine NTP pyrophosphatase, RdgB/HAM1 family, whose product MQKTKIVLATGNQDKVKEMADILSGFGFEVLPQTQFNLPSVEETGLTFVENALLKARFAAKMTDLPAIADDSGLCVDALNGEPGLYSARYAGEEHNYRANCEQVLAKLADTPDEARTAKFVTCLVFLRHELDPNPIIALGEYQGQILREFRGENGFGYDPIFFSFEENCTFAQLESARKKQISHRARALQSLKQQLGVSL is encoded by the coding sequence TGCTGGCCACGGGCAATCAAGATAAGGTTAAGGAAATGGCGGATATTCTGTCAGGCTTTGGCTTTGAAGTCCTGCCGCAAACCCAGTTCAACCTGCCCTCTGTTGAGGAAACCGGCCTAACCTTTGTGGAAAATGCCCTCTTAAAGGCTCGTTTTGCAGCCAAGATGACTGACCTGCCGGCCATTGCTGATGATTCTGGCCTGTGTGTGGACGCCTTAAATGGCGAACCCGGCCTCTATTCCGCCCGCTATGCAGGAGAGGAGCATAATTACCGTGCTAACTGTGAACAGGTACTGGCCAAGCTGGCCGACACGCCTGATGAAGCCCGCACGGCCAAATTTGTGACCTGCCTAGTCTTCCTGCGTCACGAACTTGACCCCAACCCCATTATTGCTCTGGGCGAATACCAAGGCCAGATCTTACGGGAATTTCGGGGCGAAAACGGCTTTGGTTACGACCCGATTTTCTTCTCCTTTGAAGAAAACTGCACCTTTGCCCAGTTGGAATCAGCCCGCAAGAAGCAGATTTCCCATCGCGCCCGCGCCCTACAATCCCTTAAACAACAACTCGGAGTTTCATTATGA